A genomic stretch from Roseofilum reptotaenium CS-1145 includes:
- a CDS encoding DNA phosphorothioation system restriction enzyme — MFPCIPDSIQLRPYQQQAVTNWFAHQGRGTLKMATGSGKTITALAIAVQLYQCIGLQALIVVCPYRHLVAQWGRECERFGMLPILAFERVRHWQHELSTQLYNVQVQKQVFLCVITTNSTLLGDGFQSQLAYFPSKTLIVGDEAHNLGTAKLEESLPAHVGLRLALSATPERFFDQTGTEAIFNYFGPVIPPELTLKDAIDQGALVHYLYYPVLVHLTESEAYKYAKLTTRIGWALAAGEKLEENETLTALLIRRSRLIANAENKLDKLRTIMQPRLQTSHTLFYCGDGAQEGKTSDSSDRQIAAVTRLLGVELGYRVNTYTANTSLSARETLRHQFEQGELQGLIAMRCLDEGVDIPAIKTAIILASSRNPRQFIQRRGRILRPHPHKQRATLFDLIVVPPPLDRQTWDVERNLLRKELQRFVEFADLADNAGEARGQLLGLQKEYGLLDL; from the coding sequence ATGTTTCCCTGTATTCCAGATTCAATTCAACTGCGACCTTATCAACAACAAGCAGTGACAAATTGGTTTGCCCATCAAGGACGGGGAACACTGAAAATGGCAACGGGGAGTGGCAAAACGATTACCGCTTTAGCTATTGCGGTCCAACTGTATCAATGTATTGGCTTACAAGCCTTAATTGTGGTTTGTCCTTACCGTCATTTGGTGGCTCAATGGGGGCGAGAATGCGAACGTTTTGGGATGTTGCCGATTTTAGCGTTTGAACGTGTACGCCATTGGCAACACGAGTTATCGACTCAACTTTATAATGTGCAAGTCCAGAAGCAGGTCTTTCTCTGTGTGATTACGACCAACTCGACGTTACTGGGGGATGGATTTCAGTCCCAGTTGGCGTATTTTCCTTCAAAGACGTTAATTGTGGGAGATGAAGCCCATAATCTGGGGACAGCAAAACTAGAAGAGAGTTTACCGGCACATGTAGGACTGCGGTTAGCCCTTTCTGCCACTCCAGAGCGTTTTTTCGATCAGACGGGAACGGAGGCAATTTTTAATTATTTTGGCCCGGTAATTCCCCCAGAATTGACCTTGAAAGATGCCATTGATCAAGGGGCATTGGTCCATTATTTGTATTATCCAGTTTTGGTGCATTTAACGGAAAGTGAAGCGTATAAATATGCCAAATTAACCACGCGCATTGGTTGGGCTTTGGCTGCGGGGGAGAAATTAGAGGAGAATGAGACGTTAACGGCGTTATTGATTCGGCGTTCCCGGTTAATTGCTAATGCCGAAAATAAACTTGATAAACTGCGAACAATTATGCAACCGCGCCTGCAAACCAGCCATACTCTATTCTACTGTGGCGATGGAGCGCAAGAGGGCAAAACCAGCGATTCTTCAGATCGACAAATTGCTGCTGTTACCCGATTATTGGGGGTAGAATTAGGCTATCGAGTGAATACCTATACCGCTAATACCTCTTTATCTGCACGGGAAACCCTGCGTCATCAGTTTGAGCAAGGGGAACTCCAAGGATTAATTGCGATGCGCTGTTTAGATGAAGGGGTGGATATTCCTGCGATTAAAACGGCTATTATTCTTGCGAGTAGTCGTAACCCGCGGCAATTTATCCAACGTCGCGGGCGAATTTTACGCCCCCATCCCCATAAGCAACGGGCAACATTGTTTGATCTGATTGTGGTTCCTCCGCCTTTGGATCGACAAACTTGGGATGTGGAGCGTAACCTGTTGAGGAAAGAGCTACAGAGGTTTGTAGAATTTGCTGATTTAGCGGATAATGCGGGGGAAGCTCGCGGGCAATTATTAGGACTTCAGAAGGAATACGGCCTTCTAGATTTGTAA